One segment of Mycolicibacterium sp. YH-1 DNA contains the following:
- a CDS encoding DUF1254 domain-containing protein, whose translation MAVSIRPLAMNPAHPDLANAAGVRARLANEQYVESLARISYYWGYPAVNTFGRTDTWQVMQAPGATMGLFPGAPKNRLGYLDDYMSAAQRKVVTPNNDTIYGAGFADLAEGAVVIQTPRDVPQGHYWTIQIVDLFTTVTHQLGSASGTPGGKLLLVGPGWTGERPAGFLDVLHSPTNVAGVFGRSFAARTPEAKARARAVLNQIGMVPLGQDEPGPLTFDCEASARNKVFPPGITEQMVTADPDILRVRPVDVTAFWDDLEEALDFNPVVGADDAPMADQARTLLALRKADPVWKALIDHAALEADTELHDGATYHQVGVDMGNGWQRQQNAGLWGTDWFGRAQAAVIYIYVNDFHEALYFIRGTDARDTLLHGRYHYAMTFSPDALPPVDAARGGFWSLTMYDQDYFMPADSPNGRHNIGTVNLDANELRFAEDGSLTLHLSHESPTDEVAQANWLPAPDSQFALIVRAYVPTDPLLDGTYQLPNVQRL comes from the coding sequence ATGGCCGTTTCCATCAGACCGCTGGCGATGAACCCCGCGCATCCCGACTTGGCCAACGCGGCCGGCGTGCGTGCGCGACTTGCCAACGAGCAGTACGTCGAATCACTCGCACGGATCTCGTACTACTGGGGATATCCCGCCGTCAACACCTTCGGACGGACCGATACCTGGCAGGTGATGCAGGCTCCGGGTGCCACGATGGGGCTCTTCCCCGGTGCGCCGAAGAACCGGCTGGGTTACCTCGACGACTACATGTCCGCCGCACAGCGCAAAGTGGTCACCCCGAACAATGACACGATCTACGGCGCCGGGTTTGCCGACCTCGCCGAGGGCGCCGTCGTGATCCAGACTCCGCGGGACGTACCGCAGGGCCACTACTGGACGATTCAGATCGTCGACCTCTTCACCACCGTGACACATCAGCTCGGCTCGGCGTCCGGAACGCCCGGAGGCAAGCTGCTGCTGGTCGGTCCGGGCTGGACCGGCGAAAGGCCCGCCGGCTTCCTCGACGTGCTCCACTCGCCCACCAATGTCGCCGGTGTATTCGGTCGCAGCTTCGCCGCACGAACTCCCGAGGCGAAGGCACGGGCTCGCGCGGTGCTCAACCAGATCGGCATGGTGCCGCTGGGCCAGGACGAGCCGGGCCCGCTGACGTTCGACTGCGAAGCGAGCGCGCGCAACAAGGTGTTCCCGCCTGGGATCACCGAACAGATGGTCACCGCGGACCCCGATATCCTGCGCGTACGGCCGGTGGACGTCACCGCTTTCTGGGACGACCTTGAGGAGGCACTGGACTTCAATCCCGTCGTCGGGGCTGACGACGCGCCGATGGCGGACCAGGCACGGACGCTGCTCGCACTGCGGAAGGCCGACCCGGTGTGGAAGGCGCTGATCGATCACGCCGCGCTCGAGGCCGACACCGAGTTGCACGACGGGGCGACGTACCACCAGGTGGGTGTCGACATGGGCAACGGCTGGCAGCGCCAGCAGAACGCCGGGCTATGGGGCACCGACTGGTTCGGTCGGGCGCAGGCCGCGGTGATCTACATCTATGTCAACGACTTTCACGAAGCGCTGTACTTCATCCGCGGTACCGATGCCCGAGATACGTTGCTCCACGGTCGCTATCACTACGCCATGACCTTTTCGCCTGATGCCCTACCGCCGGTGGACGCGGCAAGGGGCGGCTTCTGGTCGCTCACCATGTACGACCAGGACTACTTCATGCCGGCCGACAGCCCCAACGGCAGGCACAACATCGGCACCGTCAATCTCGACGCCAACGAGCTGAGGTTCGCCGAGGACGGATCGCTGACGCTGCACCTCTCGCACGAGTCACCGACAGATGAGGTGGCGCAGGCTAATTGGTTGCCCGCTCCGGACAGTCAGTTCGCGTTGATCGTGCGTGCGTACGTCCCAACGGATCCACTGTTGGACGGCACGTATCAGTTGCCGAACGTGCAGCGCTTGTAG
- a CDS encoding DUF4194 domain-containing protein: MKSPQPTADGDIDFSSLPQVDQTGRNPHQRRPRFDGDVSELPDRACWALQHLLTRRYISAESDRDLYTWVLEYRAALTVRLSELDLLLRIVEGADVAFVEQARYESARGVKLLRREPLGTYDSILALHLAQMMRASGDQAVLISRDEVHGLFTGVLNDTDRDVVTFTSRIDAAIARLTSLEILRKSRDDEDSYTVSPVINAIMTASVITELQQQFELLLTGGAPQDQEEAEQDG; the protein is encoded by the coding sequence GTGAAATCCCCTCAGCCGACCGCCGACGGAGACATCGACTTCTCCTCACTGCCTCAGGTCGACCAGACCGGCCGCAATCCGCACCAGCGGAGGCCCCGGTTCGACGGCGATGTCAGCGAACTCCCCGACCGCGCGTGCTGGGCGCTGCAACACCTTCTGACGCGGCGCTACATCAGCGCGGAATCCGACCGCGATCTCTACACGTGGGTGCTTGAGTACCGGGCGGCACTGACCGTGCGACTCTCCGAACTGGACCTTCTATTGCGCATCGTGGAGGGTGCTGACGTCGCGTTCGTCGAACAGGCCCGCTACGAATCAGCCAGGGGCGTCAAGCTTCTGCGCCGCGAACCGCTCGGCACATACGACTCGATCCTGGCGCTGCATCTGGCGCAGATGATGCGTGCCTCCGGCGACCAGGCCGTGCTCATCAGCCGCGACGAAGTCCACGGCTTGTTCACCGGGGTCCTCAATGACACCGACCGCGACGTCGTCACGTTCACCTCGCGCATCGACGCGGCCATCGCCCGGCTGACCTCGCTGGAGATTCTGCGCAAGAGCCGCGACGACGAGGACAGCTACACCGTCAGCCCGGTGATCAACGCCATCATGACGGCGTCGGTCATCACCGAGTTGCAACAGCAATTCGAGCTGCTGCTCACCGGTGGGGCTCCGCAGGACCAGGAGGAGGCAGAGCAAGATGGCTGA
- a CDS encoding DUF3887 domain-containing protein: MPGSFTVTGQQLHRQLGQILAAPVLRGEDDPLELVRAAHEVQERAEVLMAAAVEDAREAGRTWQEIGEVLGVSRQAVFQRYGKPIDPRTGGLMNTSALPEADELARKVIADLAHARWADVSARFDATMRDRLTEEGLAEAWAHIVGLAGAYEGHGDTDTVRAGDFTTTNTPLGFEAGDFVARITFRDDRTIAGLYILNPDVAGGGGGSAAM; the protein is encoded by the coding sequence ATGCCTGGTTCGTTCACGGTGACTGGTCAGCAGCTTCACCGCCAGCTCGGCCAGATTCTCGCTGCGCCGGTTCTGCGTGGCGAGGACGATCCGCTCGAGTTGGTTCGTGCGGCGCACGAGGTTCAGGAGCGGGCCGAGGTGTTGATGGCAGCGGCCGTCGAGGATGCGCGAGAGGCGGGCCGAACCTGGCAGGAAATCGGTGAGGTGCTCGGTGTATCGCGTCAGGCCGTTTTCCAGCGTTACGGCAAGCCGATTGATCCGCGAACCGGAGGACTCATGAATACCAGCGCACTTCCCGAGGCCGACGAGCTCGCCAGGAAGGTCATCGCTGATCTTGCGCACGCCCGGTGGGCTGATGTCAGCGCTCGCTTCGACGCCACGATGCGTGACCGGCTCACGGAGGAAGGGCTTGCGGAGGCGTGGGCCCACATTGTGGGGTTGGCCGGGGCCTACGAGGGCCACGGAGACACTGACACCGTGCGCGCCGGCGACTTCACCACTACCAACACGCCATTGGGCTTCGAGGCTGGCGATTTCGTCGCTCGCATCACCTTCCGTGACGATCGAACGATAGCCGGTCTGTACATCCTCAATCCCGATGTGGCCGGCGGGGGTGGCGGATCAGCCGCCATGTGA
- a CDS encoding RES family NAD+ phosphorylase, protein MTVPPADLDCPDPDGCPVAPALPRLRTTTLPAGTPLYRVYDATWGYDEHNPGYGDARFSPIDDPATADRLPSMYLAMTPSAALLETVFHDVHQLGGRIIYERDLRGKLLAHLRVPAAATLGDLRDPELERLGLSRPQVVSSPAEHYPCTRRLAGAALNKTPRGRALAGLIWHSRQTELAETERVEVIVLFGDPRYASGRGSWPLFGPGASSLYDGPGRLLVEEIAETLGAIIELDGS, encoded by the coding sequence ATGACCGTCCCGCCAGCAGATCTCGACTGCCCCGATCCCGACGGGTGCCCCGTCGCACCAGCGCTGCCTCGGCTGCGAACCACGACCCTGCCCGCGGGCACTCCGCTCTACCGGGTGTACGACGCGACCTGGGGTTACGACGAGCACAACCCCGGATACGGGGACGCCCGCTTCTCCCCCATCGACGACCCCGCCACCGCTGACCGCCTGCCCAGCATGTATCTCGCGATGACCCCCTCTGCCGCGCTGCTGGAGACCGTCTTCCACGACGTCCACCAGCTCGGCGGGCGCATCATCTACGAGCGTGACCTACGCGGGAAACTGTTGGCCCACCTACGGGTACCGGCCGCGGCCACCCTCGGCGATCTGCGCGATCCCGAACTCGAACGGCTGGGCCTCTCCCGCCCGCAGGTGGTGTCCAGCCCCGCCGAGCACTACCCGTGCACGCGCCGACTGGCCGGCGCGGCGCTCAACAAGACCCCGCGCGGACGTGCCCTGGCTGGGCTCATCTGGCACTCCCGACAGACCGAACTCGCCGAAACCGAACGTGTGGAGGTCATCGTGCTCTTCGGCGACCCGCGGTACGCCTCTGGGCGCGGCAGCTGGCCGCTCTTCGGGCCCGGCGCCTCATCACTCTACGACGGACCCGGACGGCTCCTCGTCGAGGAGATCGCCGAAACCCTCGGCGCGATAATCGAACTCGATGGCTCATGA
- a CDS encoding sulfatase-like hydrolase/transferase, translating to MGLGYDRFYGFIGGETNQWYPALIEDNHYVEQPYSPEEGYHFSKDIADKAIGFIRDTKQSRPDKPWYMWYCPGANHAPHHAPKEYIEKYKGQFDDGYEAYREWALARMIEKGVLPPNTDLTELNPMEPGTFIEGDSVRPWASLSEEEKTLFSRMAEVYAALSEYTDVQIGRLIDYLEESGQLDNTLIFYCADNGASGEGSPSGSVNENRFFNGYPDDVESNLAMIDKLGSPETYNHYPTGWAVAFSTPYRMFKRYSQYAGGTADPMIIHWPRGFEARGEVRDQYHHCTDIVPTILDCCGLSMPEVVDGVRQAPLAGVSMRYSFEDADVPTRKETQYYEMLSTRGLWHNGWKVSTEHGPMINRGAFADDRWQLFHTDVDRSEAHDLAAEHPEKVKELSEMWLAEARRNNVLPLNDYGVEGIHALEYKVAPPEDGRYTYYPDTSEVPEASAARTLGSSFKILAEVEFTKASTGVIVSQGSRFGGYTMFVKNGVLSFVYNFLGIAPEQKLSCPLPDPGRHVVGVDFAKKSISDRLEALGAMTLYVDDEAVGRADFRTQSGHYALCGEGVAVGRDSADPVSTEYSPGFAFTGGRIFKVTFDVGDDAYVDLERRMGAILARD from the coding sequence TTGGGACTCGGGTATGACCGGTTCTACGGCTTCATCGGCGGCGAGACCAACCAGTGGTATCCGGCGCTGATCGAGGACAACCACTACGTCGAGCAGCCCTACTCGCCCGAGGAGGGCTACCACTTCTCGAAGGACATCGCCGACAAGGCAATTGGCTTCATCCGGGATACCAAGCAGTCACGACCGGACAAGCCCTGGTACATGTGGTACTGCCCGGGCGCCAACCATGCACCGCATCACGCGCCGAAGGAGTACATCGAGAAGTACAAGGGTCAGTTCGACGACGGTTACGAGGCGTACCGAGAGTGGGCCCTCGCGCGCATGATCGAGAAGGGCGTGCTGCCGCCGAATACCGATCTGACCGAACTCAATCCGATGGAGCCGGGCACGTTCATCGAGGGCGACAGCGTCCGCCCCTGGGCGTCGCTCTCGGAGGAGGAGAAGACGCTGTTCAGCCGGATGGCCGAGGTGTATGCCGCGCTGTCGGAGTACACCGACGTCCAGATCGGGCGGCTGATCGACTATCTCGAGGAATCGGGACAGCTGGACAACACCCTGATCTTCTACTGCGCCGACAATGGCGCATCGGGTGAGGGCAGCCCTAGCGGTTCGGTCAACGAGAACCGGTTCTTCAACGGCTATCCCGACGACGTCGAGTCGAATCTGGCCATGATCGACAAGCTTGGATCGCCCGAGACCTACAACCACTACCCGACCGGATGGGCCGTCGCGTTCAGCACGCCGTATCGAATGTTCAAGCGGTACTCCCAGTATGCGGGTGGTACGGCCGACCCGATGATCATCCACTGGCCCCGAGGTTTCGAGGCCCGCGGTGAGGTGCGGGACCAGTATCACCACTGCACGGATATCGTCCCGACCATCCTCGACTGCTGCGGCCTCTCCATGCCGGAGGTGGTGGACGGTGTTCGGCAGGCGCCGCTGGCCGGCGTGTCGATGCGGTACAGCTTCGAGGACGCTGATGTGCCCACCCGCAAGGAAACCCAGTACTACGAGATGCTCAGCACACGCGGCCTGTGGCACAACGGGTGGAAGGTGTCGACTGAACACGGTCCGATGATCAACAGGGGCGCCTTCGCCGACGACCGCTGGCAACTGTTCCACACCGACGTAGACCGCTCCGAGGCGCACGACCTGGCGGCCGAGCATCCCGAGAAGGTCAAGGAGCTGTCCGAGATGTGGCTGGCAGAGGCGAGGAGAAACAACGTCCTGCCGCTCAATGACTACGGTGTGGAAGGGATTCACGCACTGGAGTACAAGGTGGCTCCGCCCGAGGACGGCCGCTACACCTACTACCCCGATACGAGCGAGGTACCCGAGGCGTCGGCCGCCAGAACCCTCGGGTCGTCGTTCAAGATCCTCGCCGAGGTCGAGTTCACCAAGGCCAGCACCGGCGTGATCGTGTCGCAGGGATCACGCTTCGGCGGATACACGATGTTCGTGAAGAACGGCGTGTTGAGTTTCGTATACAACTTCCTCGGCATCGCGCCCGAACAGAAGCTGAGTTGTCCGTTGCCCGATCCGGGACGACATGTCGTCGGTGTGGACTTCGCCAAGAAGTCGATCAGCGACAGGCTGGAGGCGCTTGGAGCGATGACGCTCTACGTCGATGACGAGGCCGTCGGACGCGCGGACTTCCGCACCCAGAGCGGCCACTACGCATTGTGCGGCGAGGGCGTGGCCGTGGGGCGCGACAGCGCGGACCCGGTGTCGACGGAGTACTCGCCCGGCTTCGCGTTCACCGGTGGACGCATCTTCAAGGTGACGTTCGATGTCGGCGACGATGCATACGTCGATTTGGAGCGGCGTATGGGCGCGATACTCGCGCGCGACTGA
- a CDS encoding DUF3375 domain-containing protein — protein MLDGPRIKTGGLVDDNTTTSAVDLLDLNRDIQGSPAIRLLATLNLGVYATLMERHLSGGVVAETELVVRLERDLDELGRPGGEQSGLALIKSWASQGWLHRVADQRAGVERNLCYLTQDARRALDFLRGMRRQDTIATGGSINGIASRLKQIALRVGNDPDRIRAGIEAEIAALHAELDALDRAQDDLDDDDLSRPEPDLTDSYDEARAIALQMERLITDIGQYGTMIEQATAALDEPIDTNVEYRDRQRQMYADYQAAWDSQGRDSHRAFLRMINDPDQRAEFEADVAAVAEALPALDPALRKVMAGFFELVGHQIDEVERIQQRCAQRVKRFTAFGTLEQSRGVARQLNEAIGTARALLKTSLTDSRLDIELPLARHAISSVGALSFRIGDLSNPKPAHAADGDVDLSSFAALTTQVDAAAMSEMINTAISAGTQLSLPEAVQMLSADGQGAYLGHVIVLWSWALKQAVHPDNAAQASESVTIRFQSLDGRDREMELPQLMFTEPISSLLGASA, from the coding sequence ATGTTGGACGGTCCGAGGATCAAGACAGGGGGTTTGGTGGACGACAACACGACGACGTCGGCCGTCGACCTCCTCGACCTCAACCGCGATATTCAGGGCTCCCCCGCGATCCGCCTGCTGGCCACGCTCAACCTGGGCGTTTACGCCACTCTGATGGAGCGCCATCTCAGCGGTGGCGTCGTCGCCGAGACCGAGCTGGTGGTCCGGCTCGAGCGTGATCTCGACGAGTTGGGTCGTCCCGGTGGCGAGCAGTCCGGCCTGGCGTTGATCAAGTCATGGGCCAGCCAGGGCTGGCTGCACCGAGTCGCCGACCAGCGAGCCGGCGTCGAGCGCAACCTCTGCTACCTGACACAGGACGCACGCCGGGCGCTGGACTTCCTGCGTGGCATGCGGCGCCAGGACACCATCGCGACCGGCGGCTCCATCAACGGCATCGCATCACGGCTCAAGCAGATAGCCCTGCGCGTGGGCAATGACCCGGATCGCATCCGTGCCGGTATCGAGGCCGAGATCGCCGCGCTGCACGCCGAACTCGACGCGCTGGACAGAGCCCAAGACGACCTCGACGACGACGATCTCTCACGTCCCGAGCCCGATCTGACCGACTCCTACGACGAGGCCCGCGCCATCGCCCTGCAGATGGAGCGCCTGATTACCGACATCGGCCAGTACGGCACGATGATCGAGCAGGCCACCGCCGCGCTCGATGAGCCGATCGACACCAACGTCGAGTACCGCGACCGGCAGCGCCAGATGTACGCCGACTATCAGGCCGCATGGGACTCCCAGGGACGCGATTCGCACCGCGCTTTCCTGCGCATGATCAATGACCCCGACCAGCGCGCCGAGTTCGAGGCCGATGTGGCCGCGGTCGCCGAGGCGCTACCGGCACTCGACCCGGCGCTGCGCAAGGTCATGGCCGGGTTCTTCGAACTGGTCGGTCATCAGATCGACGAGGTGGAGCGCATCCAGCAGCGCTGTGCCCAGCGTGTCAAACGCTTCACCGCGTTCGGCACCCTGGAACAGAGTCGCGGGGTGGCCCGACAGCTCAACGAGGCCATCGGCACCGCTCGCGCCCTGCTGAAGACGTCCCTGACCGACTCGCGGCTGGACATCGAACTCCCGCTGGCCCGGCACGCCATCAGCTCGGTCGGCGCTCTGAGCTTCCGGATCGGCGACCTGTCGAACCCAAAACCCGCCCACGCCGCCGACGGCGACGTCGACCTGTCCAGCTTCGCCGCGCTGACCACTCAGGTCGACGCAGCCGCGATGTCGGAGATGATCAACACCGCGATCAGTGCGGGCACCCAGCTCTCCCTGCCGGAGGCGGTGCAGATGCTCTCCGCCGACGGACAGGGGGCGTACCTGGGGCACGTCATCGTGCTGTGGTCGTGGGCGCTCAAACAAGCCGTCCACCCCGACAACGCGGCGCAGGCATCCGAGTCCGTCACGATCCGTTTTCAATCCCTGGATGGGCGTGACCGTGAGATGGAGCTTCCACAACTGATGTTCACCGAACCGATCTCGAGCCTCCTGGGAGCCTCTGCGTGA
- a CDS encoding sulfatase-like hydrolase/transferase, protein MTEKFNGKIALDIRDSTPDWDAFLDQKAPKDAPNVLVILYDDTGCAAWSTYGGRINMPTLDRLAADGLTYSQWHTTSVCSPTRSTLLTGRNHHQNGFGTIAESASGFPGYAGHIPPQNATIATVLRDAGWSTFWVGKNHNVPVDAFDIGANRKHWPWDSGMTGSTASSAARPTSGIRR, encoded by the coding sequence ATGACTGAGAAGTTCAACGGCAAGATCGCACTGGACATCCGCGACTCCACGCCCGACTGGGATGCCTTCCTGGACCAGAAAGCGCCAAAGGACGCGCCGAATGTACTCGTCATCCTCTACGACGACACCGGGTGCGCTGCATGGTCCACGTACGGCGGACGGATCAACATGCCGACGCTGGACCGGCTGGCCGCCGACGGACTCACGTACTCCCAGTGGCACACCACCTCGGTCTGCTCGCCGACGCGCTCCACTCTGCTGACTGGCCGCAACCACCATCAGAACGGCTTCGGGACCATCGCCGAGTCCGCGTCGGGTTTTCCCGGCTACGCCGGGCACATCCCCCCTCAGAACGCGACGATCGCGACGGTGCTCCGCGACGCGGGCTGGAGCACGTTCTGGGTGGGCAAGAACCACAACGTACCCGTCGACGCCTTCGACATCGGCGCCAATCGCAAGCACTGGCCTTGGGACTCGGGTATGACCGGTTCTACGGCTTCATCGGCGGCGAGACCAACCAGTGGTATCCGGCGCTGA
- a CDS encoding NAD(P)/FAD-dependent oxidoreductase codes for MTSNGRPKVLIIGGGFGGLFCARRLGDVDVEVTLLDRAACHVFQPLLYQCATGTLSIGQISRSLREELARHRNVTTLLGEAFDLDADARRVTARRPDDTTFVIDYDVLIVAVGMRQAYFGHEEFAQWAPGMKTLDDALSVRRRLFGAFEMAETLPPGPERDAWLTFAIAGGGPTGVELAGQIREMATRALAKEFHSIQPEDARVMLFDGGDRVLDSFTPDLTHKATRILQKLGVELHLGVHVTDVRRDGITVTPKSGGPSDEYSARTILWTAGVEAVPFARRAAEALGASSDHAGRIAVEPDLSVAGHPEVFVVGDLVGRDHLPGVAENAMQGGIHAAACVRRDLAGKARRPYRYRDLGSAAYISRGHALLQVGPVKLAGFVGWLAWGFIHIAFLTGIENRISTVASWLATIARARRTDRTFTLGSTTSPEHPYTWLKLVHPNMIHQEEGYGETESVS; via the coding sequence GTGACGAGCAACGGTCGACCGAAGGTCCTGATCATCGGTGGCGGTTTCGGAGGGCTGTTCTGTGCCCGCAGGCTCGGTGACGTCGATGTCGAGGTCACGCTGCTTGACCGTGCCGCGTGCCACGTGTTCCAGCCGCTGCTCTATCAATGTGCCACCGGGACACTGAGTATTGGTCAGATCAGCCGTTCGCTGCGGGAGGAACTCGCGCGACACCGCAACGTCACCACACTGCTCGGCGAAGCGTTCGACCTTGACGCGGATGCGCGTCGGGTCACTGCTCGCCGCCCAGATGACACCACCTTCGTGATCGACTACGACGTGTTGATCGTCGCTGTCGGGATGAGGCAGGCATATTTCGGACACGAGGAGTTCGCCCAGTGGGCACCGGGGATGAAAACCCTGGACGACGCACTGAGCGTTCGTCGGCGGCTGTTCGGTGCGTTCGAGATGGCCGAAACGCTGCCCCCTGGGCCCGAGCGAGACGCCTGGCTCACCTTCGCGATAGCGGGCGGCGGACCGACCGGTGTGGAGTTGGCGGGGCAGATTCGAGAGATGGCCACTCGCGCCCTGGCCAAGGAATTCCACAGCATCCAGCCCGAGGATGCGCGCGTAATGCTCTTCGATGGCGGCGACCGTGTTCTCGACAGCTTCACCCCGGACCTCACTCACAAGGCCACCCGAATACTGCAGAAGCTAGGTGTTGAACTGCACCTCGGTGTGCATGTCACCGACGTTCGTCGTGATGGAATCACCGTCACTCCGAAGTCCGGCGGCCCTTCCGACGAGTACTCGGCGCGGACCATTCTCTGGACTGCCGGTGTCGAGGCCGTGCCCTTCGCGCGGCGCGCAGCAGAGGCCCTGGGGGCATCCTCCGACCACGCTGGGCGGATCGCGGTGGAACCCGACCTCTCCGTGGCCGGCCATCCGGAGGTCTTCGTCGTCGGCGACCTCGTCGGCCGCGACCACCTGCCGGGCGTTGCCGAGAACGCGATGCAGGGTGGCATTCACGCCGCCGCCTGCGTGCGTCGCGACCTCGCAGGCAAGGCTCGTCGACCGTACCGCTACCGCGACCTCGGCTCGGCGGCTTACATCAGCCGGGGCCACGCGTTGTTGCAGGTAGGTCCCGTCAAACTCGCCGGATTTGTCGGCTGGCTGGCCTGGGGATTCATCCACATCGCCTTCCTGACCGGCATTGAGAACCGCATCAGCACCGTCGCATCCTGGCTGGCCACGATCGCCCGCGCCCGCCGTACCGACCGAACCTTCACCCTGGGGAGCACGACATCACCTGAGCATCCGTACACCTGGTTGAAATTGGTGCATCCCAACATGATTCACCAGGAAGAGGGTTACGGGGAAACGGAATCGGTGTCGTAG
- a CDS encoding cyclopropane-fatty-acyl-phospholipid synthase family protein: MTVAESLLPLVRAAVGAEFPIEIRGWDGSRTGPPNTQWAIKFNNRRGLRRLLWAPNELGFARAYVSGDIEIEGDLLAGMEVLERLSNPARGPGVHIDSETKKALIKAALRLGIIGPPPRPPNEEARTGRGHRHDKPRDAAAVSHHYDVGNDFYRLVLGESMTYSCGYWAQPEESLTAAQFAKCDLVARKLGLTPGMRVLDVGCGWGTFALHVARNYGVRVVGITLSREQADYAGKRMVDEGVGDLVEIRVQDYRDVSDGPFDAISSIGMAEHVGAAMLPVYATHLYELLRAQGRLLNHAISRRPGKPAEFSKTSFIDRYVFPDGEIEPMAPVIDALEGAGFEVRDVESLREHYAMTLRAWVGNLEDNWDAAVTRSSAGRARIWRLYMAGSALGFTANRLGINQILAVKCDEHGRSGVPATRAELLRSRTSNP; this comes from the coding sequence GTGACAGTTGCCGAATCGTTGTTGCCCTTGGTTCGTGCGGCCGTGGGCGCAGAGTTTCCAATCGAGATCAGGGGTTGGGACGGAAGTCGGACCGGGCCGCCGAACACACAGTGGGCAATCAAGTTCAACAACCGCAGGGGTCTGCGGCGCCTGCTGTGGGCCCCCAACGAACTCGGCTTCGCCCGCGCCTACGTGTCCGGTGATATCGAAATCGAGGGGGACCTGCTCGCGGGCATGGAAGTCCTAGAGCGGCTGTCGAATCCGGCACGCGGTCCGGGTGTGCACATCGATAGCGAGACCAAGAAGGCCCTGATAAAGGCGGCGCTGCGGCTTGGAATCATTGGCCCGCCACCTAGGCCGCCGAATGAGGAGGCGAGAACTGGTCGCGGACACCGGCACGACAAGCCTCGGGACGCAGCAGCGGTAAGCCACCACTACGACGTCGGCAATGACTTCTACCGCCTTGTACTGGGCGAGTCGATGACGTACTCATGTGGGTACTGGGCGCAACCAGAGGAGAGCCTGACCGCGGCACAGTTCGCCAAATGCGATTTGGTGGCCCGCAAGCTTGGTCTGACCCCGGGCATGCGGGTGCTCGACGTCGGCTGCGGGTGGGGGACCTTCGCCCTGCACGTGGCCCGCAACTACGGCGTGCGTGTCGTCGGCATCACCCTGTCGCGTGAGCAGGCGGACTATGCAGGCAAACGGATGGTCGATGAGGGTGTGGGCGATTTAGTCGAAATCCGCGTCCAGGACTACCGCGACGTCTCCGACGGGCCCTTTGACGCAATCTCGAGTATCGGAATGGCCGAACACGTCGGTGCGGCAATGCTGCCCGTGTATGCCACCCACCTGTATGAGCTCCTGCGCGCCCAGGGGCGATTGCTCAATCACGCCATCTCCCGCAGACCGGGCAAGCCGGCGGAGTTTTCCAAGACCTCGTTCATCGATCGCTACGTCTTTCCCGATGGGGAGATTGAACCGATGGCACCAGTGATCGATGCACTCGAAGGAGCCGGCTTCGAGGTACGCGACGTCGAGTCGCTACGCGAGCACTACGCAATGACACTGCGAGCATGGGTGGGGAATCTCGAGGACAACTGGGACGCGGCGGTGACGCGCAGCAGCGCTGGGCGCGCGAGGATATGGCGGCTCTACATGGCCGGGTCGGCGCTTGGATTCACCGCCAACCGGCTCGGGATCAATCAGATACTGGCTGTCAAATGCGATGAACACGGTCGCAGCGGCGTTCCGGCCACCCGCGCCGAACTACTGCGTTCGCGAACCTCCAACCCGTAA